Proteins encoded in a region of the Diospyros lotus cultivar Yz01 chromosome 9, ASM1463336v1, whole genome shotgun sequence genome:
- the LOC127810253 gene encoding kirola-like: MARKLVHQVPIKSDGDVFHEIFKERPHHISNMSPAHIQGCALHEGDWGKVGSVTFWSYTHDGKGKVAKAVTEAVDEASKLVTYKVIEGDLMQLYKSFVITVHVDTRGTNNLVTWTFQYKKLNDAFGDPNSLMELCVNVIKDIEAHHLK, encoded by the exons ATGGCCCGCAAGTTGGTGCACCAAGTACCCATCAAATCGGACGGCGATGTGTTCCATGAGATCTTCAAAGAAAGGCCGCATCACATCTCTAATATGTCCCCGGCTCACATCCAGGGCTGTGCTTTGCACGAAGGTGACTGGGGCAAAGTCGGCTCCGTCACCTTCTGGAGTTATACTCATG ATGGAAAAGGAAAGGTTGCAAAGGCGGTGACAGAAGCAGTAGATGAGGCAAGCAAGTTGGTGACATACAAGGTGATTGAAGGAGATCTGATGCAACTGTACAAGAGCTTCGTCATCACAGTCCACGTGGACACAAGGGGTACGAACAACTTGGTCACGTGGACCTTCCAGTACAAGAAGCTCAATGATGCCTTCGGAGATCCAAACTCACTCATGGAATTATGCGTTAACGTCATCAAAGATATTGAGGCTCACCATCTCAAGTGA
- the LOC127809478 gene encoding kirola-like: MASKMVRQVAIKSDGDVFHEIFRDRPHHISNMAPAHIQGCALHEGDWGKVGSIVFWNYTHDGKEKVAKEVIEAVDEANKSVTYKVIEGDLMQLYKSFVITVHVDTRGVNNLVTWTFQYEKLNDSVEDPNSLMDFCISVTKDIEAHHLK; the protein is encoded by the exons ATGGCCAGTAAGATGGTGCGCCAAGTAGCTATCAAGTCGGACGGCGATGTGTTCCATGAGATCTTCAGAGATAGGCCTCACCATATCTCCAATATGGCTCCGGCTCACATCCAAGGCTGTGCTTTGCATGAAGGTGACTGGGGCAAAGTTGGCTCCATCGTCTTCTGGAATTATACTCACG ATGGGAAAGAGAAGGTTGCTAAGGAGGTGATAGAGGCAGTAGACGAGGCAAACAAGTCGGTGACATACAAGGTGATTGAAGGAGATCTGATGCAGCTGTACAAGAGCTTCGTCATCACAGTCCACGTGGACACAAGGGGCGTCAACAACTTGGTCACATGGACCTTCCAATACGAGAAGCTCAATGATAGCGTCGAAGATCCAAACTCACTCATGGACTTCTGCATTAGCGTCACCAAAGATATTGAGGCTCACCATCTCAAGtaa